From Candidatus Atelocyanobacterium thalassa isolate ALOHA, a single genomic window includes:
- a CDS encoding ArsR/SmtB family transcription factor yields the protein MNFLEKGEISNLSPAVLTMIADFFKVLSEVSRLQIICALKNGGKNVSQIIEITELGQANVSKHLKVLSQAGIVTRTQEGVNVFYAIANPLVFSLCDLVCNSVAIQLQQKNQQLESIKTFQKIF from the coding sequence ATGAATTTCTTGGAAAAAGGAGAAATCTCTAATTTATCTCCCGCAGTTTTAACAATGATTGCAGATTTCTTTAAAGTCTTATCAGAAGTTAGTCGATTACAAATTATTTGTGCACTCAAAAATGGGGGGAAAAATGTTTCCCAAATTATTGAGATTACAGAACTAGGGCAAGCTAATGTCTCTAAACATTTAAAAGTGTTATCGCAGGCTGGTATCGTTACAAGAACTCAAGAAGGTGTTAATGTATTTTATGCGATCGCAAATCCATTAGTTTTTTCGTTATGTGATTTGGTCTGTAATTCTGTTGCTATACAGTTACAACAGAAAAATCAACAATTAGAATCTATAAAAACGTTTCAAAAAATATTTTAG